TCTGATATACTTAAAGCTAGAATCGGAAAGGCGTTGATGCTGAGTCTTGAAACATCTGAATCATTTACTCCTTCAGGAAAAGAGATATCTGATACAGTGCTTTTTACTTCCTCTTCTGCTTTGTCCATATCTTTTTCGAATTCATATTCAATCTGAATGGATGAGGCATTTTGGAAGGATGTGGAGCTGACAACGTTCACTCCATTTAAATTTTGAACCGCCTGTTCGATCGGCTCTGTTACTTTTTCTGCTACTTCTTCCGGTGTAGCACCTGGATAGACAGTTGTGACTGTTACGATTGGGGTTGTGATGTTCGGAATTGTCTCAAGCTTCATATTCAAACCTGAGTAAAGCCCTGCAACTGTCACAATAATAGTAAGAAGCCACACTGCAAATTTGTTCTTCAAAACAAAATTAATGATTTGATTCATGTTGTCCTCCGGCAATTTATTTTTTTAAGAAAGTATAAAGTGGCGCTATGATGTATAGCTCCAGCGCCCAACCCCTCGGCCGGGAACGAATCCGTCATGCCTGAGCTAAATCGGCGTTACGCTTTCCTTGTTGACTGACTGGTCATAATAATTAATAATATAAATGACCAGTCGTTTACAGTCAATCATAATTAATCTTTTTTTAAATGAATCTTTTTTAATGTGAACATTCAGTCAGAAAGTTTTGCTTGACTTATATAGTGGCATAAGCCATTCTGTACTATATTCATTCTTTACTGTTATATAAGGAGAATACACGATGAAGGAAAAAGAAAAGCGGATCATTGAAGCGGCTATGAGCCTTTTCGCTAAAAAAGGTGTTACCTCAACGTCCATACAGGATATTGCGAACGAATGCGGAATTTCAAAAGGGGCTTTTTACCTTTATTTTAAATCGAAGGAAGCTCTCCTGCTTGATACGTTCAAATATCATTTTGAGCTGATTCATTCAAAAATGGAGGCTGTCAGACAGCGGGACCTCGAACCCCGCGCACTTTTAATCGCCCAGCTATCCTGCCAGCTGAGTGAGATTAATAAACATAAAGATTTCATTATTATGCAAATGCGGGAGAATGCCATACCAAATAACCCTTCAATGGCAGCTTTCATTCAAAAAATGAATGCAGATTCCAACCTTTTTGTTAAAAATGCGCTTCTAGCCATTTACGGTGAGTCCATTGAAGAATATATCTGGGATTTAAGCACAATCCTTCAGGGCATGATTCATTCTTATTTGAAATTCATTATCTTTGAAAAAGCAGAATTGGATTTCGATGAACTCGCAGCTTTTCTTTTAAACAGGGTGGATGATGTTGCATCAGGATTGAAGGTTTCAAAAGAGAAACCCATTCTTTCAAGTGAAAGAGAAAAAAATCTTTTCTCTTTTTGTACAGCCATACACCTTGATGAATTATTAGCCAAAATTGAGCAAAGCAAGCAGCAGCTATCCGGAGATCTTCTTGTTACACTTGAGGTGCTGGAAGCAGAAATTAAAGAGGATTCACCTCGGACTGCCGTCATACAGGGGATGCTTGCTAACTTGAATCAAGATCCGGCTTTAGCAGAGCTTCAGAAGAGCATTGCTGCTTATTATCAAATTAAACTTTTATAGATCATTATTTCCATGCAAAAAAACGAGAGATCTCTTTTATAGAAATCTCTCGTTTTTTATGATGCTAATGAAATCAGCTTTTTCTTATACAAAGCTGCAATAAAATTCATCATGGCAGCCGGTATTCTTTTAGGAAAATAAGTCTTGCGGTAGTATTTATTAAAAGCCGTCTTTAAATCGTCCCATTGTGTGCAGTTTTTTGTTTGACGGAACCTTGCGACATCAATCATTTTGATTTCGCCCCCATCGGTAATGAATATATTGCGAAGGTGAATATCAGACGGGTTCAGCCCTCTTTCTTTAGCATGCATAAGAGCTTTATCGATCTCTGCTATATGCTTATCAGTTATGGATATTCCCGTGCTGACACAATCAAAGAGAGTGCTTCCTTCAATATAATCAATGACTAAATAGTTTTCTCCCGCTTCATATAGATTGGGGTAATACTCAATCCCCTGAAGGGTCCTGTAAATCTCAGCTTCTTCCTTTGCAATATGAGTAAATGAAGGAAAGAACACCTTTAAAGCTTTATTCTCATTCGCAAGTTTAAAAACAAATGCGCTTCTGCCAGCTCCGATGAAGGTTAAGGAAGAATCATGGCCATTTAGCTTGGCACGTGTCCCTTTCCCTCCTATTTTGACGCTATCTGCAAATTGCTTATATCCTTTCATCCTGAGAACCTCCTTTCCTCTTTACCTTGTTTCTCAAGATCCAAGCTGTTCAATTTGATCTAAGATGCTTTTCATTTCAGACACGGTTTTCACAATTTCTGTGTCTTCAAGCAGCTTAAGATTCCACTCTCCGTTTTCAATTTGCTTCAAAGCAGAATCAATTCCGCTTTCAAGTGATTCACTGTAGCTGACAAGCTGATTATGTGCATCTTCAGCAATCTCCGGCGCATCCGATTCTTTAAATGTATTTATTTCTTCCTTCATATTATTTAAACTCTGCTCAAGCTCTGTTCTTGCTTCTTCGTTATTTACAGCCTCTTCAGCAAGGGCAGGAAGCTCCTCTGCAAATGTGCTTGCCTGATTAATATAATCCTTTGCATCATTTGCATACTGTAAAGAAGAATTAACGCCTTCAAGCAAAGAACACCCACTCAGGAAAACTATGGATAAAACAGCCAATACTTTAAATATTTTCATCATCGTACAGCTCCTTTAATTTCATTTTCGGAAAAAATAAAAGACGTCAGATCCAATTACTTGGTCATAACGTCTTTTTCGAAAGAGACTTCACCAAATAATCGGCAAAGGTCTCGCTAACAGCATCGCTGCCAGCAAAGCCGGGGAACATTCCCGTATTGACGACTTTGCTGTAAAAGCTACTCCCCTTTAAGGAAGAGATATTTAAGTTACTATTATTATACAATTAATCAAGCTGCGCGGTCAATTTTAAAGGTTCTTACCGTTTCTGGATGACAGATACTTTTTCTCCCATCACAAAATAAAAGCCGGCTGTTTTAATATCACGGACGACACTGTGAAGTCCTTCTTCTTCAAGCTTTGAAAATAAGCGAACTGCGTTTGGCACATCAAAACTCAGCATCTCTTCTTTATTCAATCCTGAGATCCGGACATCATCCAAAAGGTGATCAAATTCTTCATCAGCAAACACATTGATGCCAATTTCATAAGCTACAGCTCCTGTATCAGAACCGTCAAGCTTGATTTCTTCCGATTTCAAATACCAAAAATCGTAATAGATGTGATCTGTCATAGTTGTTCCTCCCAGCAATTAAGCAGATAATCCTTATTGTATCAAAACTGGAGACTCTATGTAAGAATGGCCTATTCATCAAGTGAATAGGCCATTCATTTATTCTTTTACTTCTTTTTTCATAAATCCTACCATCACAGCTGTGATCAGTGATCCGATCAGGATTGCTGCAATATATAACAATGGATTTCCATCAACAATTGGGATAACAAATGCCCCGCCATGAGGTGCGCGAAGTCCAATTCCAAAAATCATTGTAAGCGCTCCTGCTGCTGCAGATCCGATGACCGCTGCCGGGATGACACGTGCCGGGTCTGCTGCTGCAAATGGAATGGCTCCTTCAGTAATAAAAGATGCTCCCATGACGTAATTTGTTTTCCCTGCTTCCCG
The window above is part of the Metabacillus dongyingensis genome. Proteins encoded here:
- a CDS encoding TetR/AcrR family transcriptional regulator, whose translation is MKEKEKRIIEAAMSLFAKKGVTSTSIQDIANECGISKGAFYLYFKSKEALLLDTFKYHFELIHSKMEAVRQRDLEPRALLIAQLSCQLSEINKHKDFIIMQMRENAIPNNPSMAAFIQKMNADSNLFVKNALLAIYGESIEEYIWDLSTILQGMIHSYLKFIIFEKAELDFDELAAFLLNRVDDVASGLKVSKEKPILSSEREKNLFSFCTAIHLDELLAKIEQSKQQLSGDLLVTLEVLEAEIKEDSPRTAVIQGMLANLNQDPALAELQKSIAAYYQIKLL
- a CDS encoding protein kinase family protein gives rise to the protein MKGYKQFADSVKIGGKGTRAKLNGHDSSLTFIGAGRSAFVFKLANENKALKVFFPSFTHIAKEEAEIYRTLQGIEYYPNLYEAGENYLVIDYIEGSTLFDCVSTGISITDKHIAEIDKALMHAKERGLNPSDIHLRNIFITDGGEIKMIDVARFRQTKNCTQWDDLKTAFNKYYRKTYFPKRIPAAMMNFIAALYKKKLISLAS
- a CDS encoding DUF6376 family protein codes for the protein MMKIFKVLAVLSIVFLSGCSLLEGVNSSLQYANDAKDYINQASTFAEELPALAEEAVNNEEARTELEQSLNNMKEEINTFKESDAPEIAEDAHNQLVSYSESLESGIDSALKQIENGEWNLKLLEDTEIVKTVSEMKSILDQIEQLGS